Below is a genomic region from Treponema sp. J25.
TGGTCTTTGAATTGAATTCGTAGGCCCGCTGGGCCACAATCAGGTTTACCATCTCCCGAACCACCGATACATTGGACATTTCAAGGAATTTGTGCACGATTTTTCCCATCCCATCAAAACCAGGGCGTCCCGCGATGGCTGGTCCTGAGGCGTTGGTCACCTTAAACAGGTTCTCCCCAATCGCCGTAAGTCCCACGGGATTCGGGAACCGATAGAGTTCCATTTGCCCTACCTGGATAGGATCGTCCTGGCCGGGGATTTTCACCGTTACCCGACCGTCCTGGGAAACGCTTAAGGTTTCGATGAGGAACCCTTCGGGGAGCACGATATCAGGCAGGACGTGATACCCATTCGATGTAACTAATCTTCCATCGGAATCTACCTTGAAGGATCCATCCCGGGTGTAGGCCAGGGTCCCATCATATAGTTGAACCCTGAAAAAACCTTCCCCCTGGATAGCCATATCGGTGACATTTTCGGTATTTTGCAGGGCCCCCTGGGTAAACTGCCGCTGGGTAGCCGCAAGTTTTACCCCGTGACCCATCTGGACTCCCACGGGAACCACCGTATCCTCCGTGGCAGGGGTCCCGGCGGTTCGCACCGTTTGATACAGCAGGTCCTCAAAATCAGCCCGCATCTTTTTAAAGCCCGAGGTATTCACGTTGGCCAGGTTATTGGAAATCGTATCCAGGTTGGCCTGCTGGCCAATCATGCCAGAAGCACCGGTCCACAAGCTTCGTACCATCTGTTACCTCCTCTTAGACCCGCACTACTTCGTTGATGAGTTTTCCGAGCATCCCGTCCTCTGCCTGGATTACCTTTTGATTGGCCTCATAGGCCCGGTTTACTTCGATCATCTGGACCATTTCAATGACGGGATTAACATTCGAGGCTTCCACAAAGCCCTGGATCACCTTAGGGCGCCGGCCTTCTTCGATGATCCGGGCAGGGCCGGACACATCCGTATCCTTGTAAAGGCTGTTTCCCTGCTTTGCCAGGTACCGATCGTTCTCAAATTCCACAATCTTAAGGGTGTCCAGGAGCACCGTCTGGCTCCAGGTATTGCTCTCTTTGGAGGTAAACACCTCTGGATCATCGGGATATTCCGCGTTCACCCAGACCCGGCCATCCTTATCAATCTTGAAGTTATGTTCCTTTACCCGGATAGGCCCATGTTCACCCAGAACAGGATAGCCATCCTTGGTTTCAAGATAGCCTTCTTTGCCAAGCTGGAAGGAACCATTGCGGGTATACCGCTCTCCCCAGGGGGTGGCCACGGTAAAAAAGCCCTTTCCATCCAGGGCCACATCAAAATCACTTTCCGTTTCTTTTAACGCCCCCTGTTCAAAAATTGTAAAAAGTTCATTCGTTTCGACGCCGGTTCCAATCTTACCGATGATAGGAGCCGCATCGGCAGAACCAAAGGGATGTAGATACACCCCATCATCGTTGAGCCGACGCAATAAAAGCTCAGGGAAGGCCTTGTGAATGGCCACATCCTTTTTATACCCATCGGTATCCACATTGGCCAGATTGTTGGCCACCGCATCAAGCCGGTACTGCTGGGCAGTCATGCCGCTTGCACCGGTATACCATCCTCGAATCACCGCCGTTCCTCCTCCTTTTGTATCGGCATAAGACGGAGAAGGCTTAAGCCATAGCCACAGTCCGACGGCGTTTACCTTGCGGGAAGTTTTGGGTACTATGGCCCTATCATGAAGAATAACAAGATAGAACAGCTTACGGGCATTGGAGCTATCGCCCTCTGTGCCCTTCTGTGGAGTACCTCAGGACTTTTAATCAAACTTATTCCCTGGCATCCTATGATCATCGCCGGTGGACGGAGTGCCATAGCCTTTTTCCTCAT
It encodes:
- the flgG gene encoding flagellar basal-body rod protein FlgG, which encodes MVRSLWTGASGMIGQQANLDTISNNLANVNTSGFKKMRADFEDLLYQTVRTAGTPATEDTVVPVGVQMGHGVKLAATQRQFTQGALQNTENVTDMAIQGEGFFRVQLYDGTLAYTRDGSFKVDSDGRLVTSNGYHVLPDIVLPEGFLIETLSVSQDGRVTVKIPGQDDPIQVGQMELYRFPNPVGLTAIGENLFKVTNASGPAIAGRPGFDGMGKIVHKFLEMSNVSVVREMVNLIVAQRAYEFNSKTIQTSDNMLGIATGLKR
- the flgF gene encoding flagellar basal-body rod protein FlgF — translated: MIRGWYTGASGMTAQQYRLDAVANNLANVDTDGYKKDVAIHKAFPELLLRRLNDDGVYLHPFGSADAAPIIGKIGTGVETNELFTIFEQGALKETESDFDVALDGKGFFTVATPWGERYTRNGSFQLGKEGYLETKDGYPVLGEHGPIRVKEHNFKIDKDGRVWVNAEYPDDPEVFTSKESNTWSQTVLLDTLKIVEFENDRYLAKQGNSLYKDTDVSGPARIIEEGRRPKVIQGFVEASNVNPVIEMVQMIEVNRAYEANQKVIQAEDGMLGKLINEVVRV